Proteins found in one Sphingomonas sp. SORGH_AS_0879 genomic segment:
- a CDS encoding YcgN family cysteine cluster protein, with amino-acid sequence MERFWEKPIESLDRAQWEALCDGCGKCCIHKLEDEETGELVATNVACRLLDRRSGQCSNYRHRRAYVSECVRLTMGNVRSIDWLPTTCAYRLRAAGEALPEWHYLVCGDREAVHRAGQSVRGWTISEDDAGDFENHIVDREL; translated from the coding sequence ATGGAGCGCTTCTGGGAAAAGCCGATCGAAAGCCTCGACCGCGCGCAATGGGAGGCGCTGTGCGACGGTTGCGGCAAATGCTGCATCCACAAGCTGGAGGATGAGGAGACGGGCGAACTGGTCGCGACCAACGTCGCGTGCCGCCTGCTCGACCGGCGGAGCGGGCAATGCTCCAACTACCGCCATCGCCGCGCCTATGTCAGCGAGTGCGTGCGGCTGACCATGGGCAATGTCCGCTCGATCGACTGGTTGCCGACCACCTGCGCCTATCGCCTGCGCGCGGCGGGCGAGGCGCTGCCCGAATGGCATTATCTGGTCTGCGGTGACCGCGAGGCGGTGCATCGCGCAGGGCAATCGGTGCGCGGCTGGACGATCAGCGAGGACGATGCCGGGGATTTCGAGAATCACATCGTGGACCGCGAATTGTGA
- a CDS encoding SCO family protein produces MTRIFPSALLPLALTLAGCGSSQPEAQPPLAGAKIGGPFRLTAADGRTVTDRDYAGRYRIVYFGYSFCPDVCPTDMQAIGAGLKLLEQSAPEKAARIVPIFITVDPARDTREVVGRFATTFHPRFVGLTGTEAQIAAVEKAYAIVAQKGDPSPGGGYLMNHSKQAYLMDPDGKPMALLPTDEGPKAVADTLDQWVR; encoded by the coding sequence ATGACCCGAATATTCCCGTCCGCCCTGCTGCCGCTGGCCCTGACGCTGGCCGGTTGCGGTTCCTCCCAGCCGGAGGCGCAGCCGCCGCTGGCCGGGGCGAAGATCGGCGGACCGTTCCGCCTGACCGCCGCCGATGGCCGCACCGTCACCGATCGCGACTATGCCGGGCGGTATCGCATCGTCTATTTCGGCTACAGCTTCTGCCCCGATGTGTGCCCCACCGACATGCAGGCGATCGGCGCGGGGCTGAAGCTGCTGGAACAGAGCGCGCCCGAAAAGGCGGCGCGGATCGTGCCGATCTTCATCACCGTCGATCCGGCGCGCGACACGCGCGAGGTGGTCGGCCGCTTCGCCACCACCTTCCACCCGCGCTTCGTCGGACTGACCGGCACCGAGGCGCAGATCGCGGCGGTGGAAAAGGCCTATGCCATCGTGGCGCAAAAGGGCGATCCCTCGCCCGGCGGCGGCTATCTGATGAACCATAGCAAACAGGCCTATCTGATGGACCCGGACGGCAAACCGATGGCGCTGCTGCCGACGGATGAAGGCCCCAAGGCGGTGGCCGACACGCTGGACCAGTGGGTCCGATAA
- a CDS encoding ankyrin repeat domain-containing protein — MSLRPLFAAALLGVIAMPATAQMMQSESYKFLQAVREAKGNDVTNMLDRPGASIINTRDVTSGEGALHIVIKRGDETYLRFLLQKGADPNLRDGRGNTPLLLAVGGGQSEMIRILTAAKANPNIGNASGETPLIRAVQRYDIGMVRELLAAGADPDQADNVAGLTAREYASQDPRNTAIAKLFAETPKKTRAAVAGPKL; from the coding sequence ATGTCCCTTCGCCCCCTGTTCGCCGCCGCGCTTCTGGGTGTCATCGCCATGCCCGCCACGGCGCAGATGATGCAGTCGGAAAGCTATAAATTCCTCCAGGCGGTGCGCGAGGCCAAGGGCAACGACGTGACCAACATGCTGGACCGTCCGGGCGCCAGCATCATCAACACCCGCGACGTGACCAGCGGCGAAGGCGCGCTGCACATCGTCATCAAGCGCGGGGACGAGACCTATCTGCGCTTCCTGCTCCAGAAGGGGGCCGATCCGAACCTGCGCGACGGGCGCGGCAACACCCCGTTGCTGCTGGCGGTCGGCGGCGGCCAGTCGGAAATGATCCGCATCCTGACCGCCGCCAAGGCCAATCCCAATATCGGCAATGCCTCGGGCGAGACGCCGCTGATCCGCGCGGTGCAGCGTTACGACATCGGCATGGTCCGTGAGTTGCTCGCCGCCGGGGCCGATCCCGACCAGGCCGACAATGTCGCTGGGCTGACCGCGCGCGAATACGCCTCGCAAGACCCCCGCAACACCGCCATCGCCAAGCTGTTCGCCGAAACGCCGAAGAAGACCCGCGCGGCGGTGGCGGGGCCGAAACTGTAA
- a CDS encoding DUF1489 family protein, with protein MALHLTKVAFGAASIDHLAERLKMRAQEGPVFLTTRYLPKRHEEVAGQGSLFWILKHQLVARSPILSFGEAEGGRCAIHIDPELVLVQALPRRAHQGWRYLEANDAPPDLSGAATGIETMPPVLVGKLVELGLI; from the coding sequence ATGGCGCTTCATCTGACCAAGGTCGCGTTCGGGGCGGCCAGTATCGATCATCTGGCCGAACGACTGAAGATGCGGGCGCAGGAAGGGCCGGTGTTCCTGACCACGCGCTATCTGCCCAAGCGGCATGAGGAAGTGGCGGGGCAGGGGTCGCTGTTCTGGATCCTGAAGCACCAGCTGGTCGCGCGCTCGCCGATCCTGTCCTTCGGAGAGGCGGAGGGCGGGCGGTGCGCTATCCATATCGACCCCGAACTGGTGCTGGTCCAGGCGCTGCCCCGCCGCGCGCATCAGGGATGGCGCTATCTGGAGGCGAACGACGCCCCGCCCGACCTCAGCGGCGCGGCGACGGGGATCGAGACGATGCCGCCGGTGCTGGTAGGGAAACTGGTGGAACTGGGTTTGATTTGA
- a CDS encoding PadR family transcriptional regulator, whose protein sequence is MLTLLAALAERGAQWWHGYDLMKDTGLQSGTLYPLLIRMTEQGLVEAEWREPDQPGRPARHAYRLTAQGVAFMRAHAIAIDLDPAPVVA, encoded by the coding sequence ATGCTTACCCTGCTGGCAGCGCTGGCCGAACGGGGGGCGCAATGGTGGCATGGCTATGACCTGATGAAGGACACCGGACTTCAGTCTGGTACGCTCTACCCCCTGCTGATTCGCATGACCGAGCAGGGCCTGGTCGAGGCCGAATGGCGCGAGCCCGATCAACCCGGTCGGCCCGCGCGCCACGCCTATCGGCTGACGGCGCAGGGTGTCGCCTTCATGCGTGCCCATGCCATCGCGATCGACCTCGATCCCGCGCCGGTCGTCGCATGA
- a CDS encoding nuclear transport factor 2 family protein, with product MIHRPWTGWVCLIAALLPLSAASAQTIPTDEPLALVTRFETARRDFDPVMLAATLSSDFVEISPRGEVDPRDKVLGFYDPAHKSPVPRMESDEPTVRLVSDIALMTRRLSIILPGAGGKRSVRVLYVAHREKAGWKLVSAQYTPIPPEPTK from the coding sequence ATGATCCATCGTCCATGGACGGGATGGGTGTGCCTGATCGCCGCCCTCCTGCCGCTTTCGGCCGCGTCGGCCCAGACGATACCGACCGACGAGCCGCTCGCGCTGGTGACGCGCTTCGAAACCGCCCGCCGCGATTTCGACCCCGTCATGCTGGCCGCGACCCTGTCTTCCGACTTTGTCGAGATTTCACCGCGTGGCGAAGTCGATCCGCGTGACAAGGTTCTCGGCTTTTACGATCCGGCTCATAAAAGCCCGGTCCCGCGGATGGAAAGCGACGAACCGACCGTTCGCCTGGTAAGCGACATCGCCCTGATGACCCGGCGCCTCTCGATCATCCTGCCGGGCGCGGGCGGCAAGCGCTCGGTCCGCGTTCTGTATGTGGCGCATCGGGAAAAGGCCGGATGGAAGCTGGTCTCGGCCCAATATACCCCGATACCGCCCGAACCCACCAAATAA
- the rplT gene encoding 50S ribosomal protein L20: MARVKRGTTTKAKHKRILEQAKGYYGRRKNTIRIARQAVEKAGQYAYRDRKVKKRTFRGLWIQRINAGVRAEGLTYSQFMHGLKLAGVELDRKVLADIAMHEGEAFKAIVAQAKAALPQAA; this comes from the coding sequence ATGGCACGCGTCAAGCGGGGCACGACCACCAAGGCGAAGCATAAGCGGATTTTGGAACAGGCGAAGGGCTATTATGGCCGTCGCAAGAACACCATCCGCATCGCGCGCCAGGCCGTCGAAAAGGCCGGTCAATATGCGTATCGCGACCGCAAGGTCAAGAAGCGGACCTTCCGTGGTCTGTGGATCCAGCGCATCAACGCCGGTGTCCGGGCCGAGGGCCTGACCTATTCGCAGTTCATGCACGGCCTGAAGCTGGCGGGCGTCGAACTGGACCGGAAGGTCCTGGCCGACATCGCCATGCACGAGGGCGAAGCCTTCAAGGCGATCGTCGCACAGGCGAAGGCCGCTCTGCCGCAGGCCGCGTAA
- the rpmI gene encoding 50S ribosomal protein L35 has product MPKLKTKSGVKKRFKLTATGKLKHGVAGKRHRLISHNGKYIRQNRGTSVLSDADTKTVKAWAPYGLN; this is encoded by the coding sequence ATGCCCAAGCTCAAGACCAAGAGCGGCGTCAAGAAGCGCTTCAAGCTCACCGCGACCGGCAAGCTCAAGCACGGCGTCGCCGGCAAGCGCCACCGCCTGATCAGCCATAACGGCAAGTATATCCGCCAGAACCGCGGCACCTCGGTCCTGTCCGATGCCGACACCAAGACCGTGAAGGCCTGGGCGCCTTACGGCCTGAACTGA